A region from the Hippoglossus hippoglossus isolate fHipHip1 chromosome 18, fHipHip1.pri, whole genome shotgun sequence genome encodes:
- the LOC117751751 gene encoding dynactin subunit 1-like isoform X5 has translation MSSAGTVESGKPPKIGSTVEVTGKGQRGTVAYIGATLFASGKWVGVVLDEAKGKNDGTVQGKRYFTCEENHGIFVRQSQIQVVEDGSSATSPDTPEFVLAKILKQKDIPETPKTSKLWSTPRLTPATSLPSLLVRSAGRPNLPLTTSRESLSSSLSGDVSEVGVSSHQGALGAPIVPQPSGSPAPVASPVPATPSKAEPPISKQEEESLRGQVKDLDEKLETLKMKRTEDKAKLKELEKHKIQLEQLQEWKIKMQEQQTDLQKQLKEAKKEARDAQESKDHYMEEMSDTADAIEMATLDKEMAEERAESLQVEVDSLKEKVDELSMDLEILRHEISEKGSDGAASSYHVKQLEEQNSRLKEALVRMRDLSSSEKQEHVKLQKQMEKKSTELDTLRTQKEKLQEEVKHAEATIDELKEQVDAALGSEEMVETLTERNLDLEEKVRELRETVTDLEAINEMNDELQENGRETEMELREQLDMGGAKVREAEKRVEAAQETVADYQQTISKYRDLTTRLQDANRDLINQQNANAEQVQQPPAELFDFKIKFAETKAYAKAIEMELRKMEVAQSNRQVSLLTSFMPDSFLRHGGDHDCILVLLLIPRLICKAELLSKQAQEKFDLNGNLAQGAGLRGPPGEQRSFASGLVYSLSLLQATLHKYEQALNTCNVEVFKRMGTLYSEMNFHERSLDYFIDLLHKDQLDETVQVEPLTKAIKYYQQLYSVHLADHTEDCTVQLADHIKFTQNALDSMGVEVARLRAFLAAGQESSGLAVLLKDLDTSGSDIRQFCKKIRRRMPGTDVVGVPAALNFGPQVAETLTECRRQLTRVVAVLQEVAAAGAQMVAPLAEQEGVNALKLEDIACNAVDQVYGSHGLSGPECLRQSCSSVIATMNKMATAMQEGEYDADKPQGKTPPVEMRAATVRAEMTDAEGLGVKLEDRETVNKEVKKSLKIKGEELSEANVRLSLLEKKLDTSTKDADERVEKIQTKLSDNLALLKKKEKEFEETMDALQADIDQLEAEKAELKQRINNQSKMTIEGLRGPPASGIASIVQGSAGGVALSMAGPVEVVDSPLLRQQVEAQRLGIKHLKNENNRLKAEKMRAQLASLPPLRPPKLPQVSKESSMPPEGLNTGIYRRTDQLLATLLKLSAEFKVVDITGKTTVSASAQLLEQTSRLQNLSDALDKLKGEVAEHVVTHHRGAKASSDFATFPVSSFVKAKEEKQGNTVLVGRVSIPCTRGHEQVHRLVLSQQQLQQVHSLLMV, from the exons ATGAGCAGTGCAGGAACAGTGGAGAGTGGTAAACCTCCAAAG ATTGGCTCTACAGTAGAGGTGACAGGGAAGGGTCAACGCGGCACTGTCGCCTACATCGGCGCCACCCTCTTTGCCTCCGGGAAATGGGTGGGTGTTGTACTTGATGAGGCTAAAGGCAAGAACGATGGCACCGTGCAGGGGAAACGCTACTTCACCTGTGAGGAAAATCATGGGATATTTGTCAGACAGTCGCAG aTTCAGGTGGTGGAAGATGGCTCCAGTGCCACCTCACCAGATACTCCTGAGTTTGTTCTTGCCAAGATTCTCAAACAAAAAG ACATTCCAGAGACTCCAAAAACATCCAAACTG TGGAGCACGCCACGTCTCACACCTgccacctccctcccctccctcttgGTACGCTCCGCCGGCCGCCCCAACCTGCCACTGACG ACGTCTCGTGAGAGTCTGTCGTCCTCGTTGTCTGGCGATGTCAGTGAGGTTGGAGTGTCCTCCCACCAGGGTGCACTGGGAGCTCCCATCGTGCCTCAGCCCAGCGGGTCACCTGCGCCAGTCGCATCCCCAGTCCCAGCTACTCCGAGCAAG GCGGAACCTCCCATTTCCAAACAG GAGGAGGAATCACTGCGAGGTCAGGTCAAAGACCTGGACGAGAAGCTGGAGAcactgaagatgaagaggacagaggacaagGCCAAACTGAAGGAGCTAGAAAAACACAAGATCCagctggagcagcttcaggaatGGAAGATAAAAATGCAGGAGCAGCAGACCGACCTCCAGAAACAGCTTAAAGAAGCCAAGAAG GAAGCCCGTGATGCACAGGAATCCAAGGACCACTACATGGAGGAGATGTCAGACACGGCCGACGCCATTGAGATGGCAACACTGGACAAAGAGATGGCGGAGGAGCGAGCGGAGTCAttgcaggtggaggtggacaGTCTGAAAGAGAAAGTGGATGAGCTCTCCATGGACCTGGAGATTCTTAGACATGAGATTTCAGAGAAAG GCTCAGACGGAGCTGCCTCAAGTTACCATGTCaaacagctggaggagcagaacaGCAGACTGAAGGAGGCTCTAGTCAG GATGCGTGACCTGTCTTCCTCAgagaaacaggaacatgtgaagctgcagaagcagatggagaagaagagcaCTGAGCTGGACACTCTGAGGACTCAGAAGGAAAAACTGCAGGAAGAAGTCAAGCACGCAGAGGCCACTATTGATGAACTGAAGGAGCAG GTGGATGCTGCTCTGGGCTCAGAGGAGATGGTTGAGACGCTTACAGAGAGGAACCTTGACTTGGAGGAGAAAGTCAGAGAGCTGAGAGAAACAGTCACCGATCTG GAGGCGATCAACGAGATGAATGATGAGCTCCAGGAGAATGGAAGGGAGACTGAAATGGAGCTGAGAGAGCAGCTCGACATGGGTGGTGCAAAGGTCAGAGAAGCTGAAAAACGAGTGGAGGCTGCTCAGGAGACTGTGGCTGATTACCAGCAGACCATCAGCAAATACAGAGATCTCACTACCAGGCTGCAG GATGCCAATAGGGACCTGATCAACCAGCAGAATGCCAACGCTGAACAAGTTCAGCAGCCGCCCGCAGAACTGTTTGACTTCAAGATCAAGTTTGCAGAGACCAAGGCCTATGCCAAG GCCATTGAGATGGAGCTGAGGAAAATGGAAGTGGCTCAGTCCAACAGACAGGtgtccctcctcacctccttcaTGCCAGACTCCTTTCTCCGTCATGGTGGAGATCATGACTGTATTCTGGTCCTTCTTCTCATCCCCAGGCTCATCTGCAAG GCTGAGCTCCTCAGTAAACAAGCCCAGGAGAAGTTTGACTTGAATGGGAACCTGGCGCAGGGGGCAGGGCTCAGAGGGCCTCCAGGAGAACAGCGCAGCTTTGCCTCAGGGCTGGTGTACTCCCTCAGCTTGCTGCAGGCCACTCTGCACAAATATGAACA GGCTCTGAACACCTGCAACGTAGAGGTTTTCAAGCGCATGGGTACACTTTACTCTGAAATGAATTTCCATGAGCGCTCCCTGGATTATTTCATCGACCTGCTGCATAAAGACCAATTAGATGAGACTGTTCAGGTGGAGCCCCTGACCAAGGCCATCAAGTACTACcag caaCTGTACAGCGTCCATCTGGCAGATCACACTGAGGACTGCACAGTGCAGCTGGCTGACCACATCAAG TTTACCCAGAATGCATTGGACTCCATGGGAGTGGAGGTGGCTCGTCTGCGGGCGTTCCTGGCTGCAGGTCAGGAGAGCTCTGGCCTTGCTGTGCTTCTGAAGGACCTGGACACTTCGGGCTCGGATATCAGACAGTTCTGTAAGAAGATCCGTCGTCGCATGCCTGGAACAGATGTGGTTGGAGTACCTGCTGCTCTCAATTTTGGGCCACAG GTGGCAGAGACGCTGACAGAGTGTAGGCGCCAGCTGACCCGTGTGGTGGCCGTGCTGCAGGAGGTGGCTGCGGCTGGGGCTCAGATGGTTGCTCCGCTGGCAGAACAGGAGGGTGTCAACGCTCTCAAGCTGGAGGATATTGCCTGCAACGCTGTGGATCAG GTGTATGGCTCCCATGGCCTGAGTGGCCCAGAGTGTCTGCGTCagtcctgcagctctgtcattGCTACCATGAACAAGATGGCTACGGCCATGCAGGAGGGAGAGTATGATGCTGACAAACCTCAGGGCAAG ACTCCTCCTGTGGAAATGAGAGCTGCCACCGTCAGGGCTGAGATGACTGACGCTGAGGGTCTAGGTGTTAAACTAGAAGACAGAGAGACGGTCAACAAGGAGGTCAAGAAGTCTCTTAAGATCAAG GGTGAGGAGCTGAGTGAAGCCAATGTCCGCCTCAGTCTGCTGGAGAAAAAGCTGGACACCTCCACCAAAGACGCAGATGAGCGGGTGGAGAAGATCCAGACCAAACTCAGCGATAATCTCGCCCTgctgaagaagaaagagaa GGAGTTTGAGGAGACGATGGATGCTCTGCAGGCTGATATCGACCAGCTGGAGGCAGAGAAGGCAGAGCTGAAGCAACGCATCAATAACCAATCGAAGATGACCATTGAAGGCCTTAGAGGCCCGCCTGCCTCTGGAATCGCCTCTATTGTTCAGGGATCTGCAGGAG GTGTGGCTCTATCCATGGCGGGGCCAGTAGAGGTGGTTGACTCTCCCCTCCTCCGGCAGCAGGTCGAGGCTCAGAGACTGGGCATTAAACACCtcaagaatgaaaacaacagactCAAG GCCGAGAAGATGAGAGCCCAGCTGGCCTCCCTGCCTCCACTCCGCCCCCCCAAACTGCCACAAGTGTCCAAAGAAAGCTCCATGCCTCCAGAGGGACTGAACACAGGCATCTATCGCAGGACTGACCAACTGCTGGCGACGCTGCTCAAGCTGAGTGCAGAGTTTAAAGTGGTGGACATCACTGGGAAGACAACAG TTAGTGCCAGTGCCCAGCTGCTGGAGCAGACGTCTCGACTGCAGAACCTCAGTGATGCTCTGGACAAACTCAAG GGAGAAGTAGCTGAACACGTGGTCACGCATCACCGTGGAGCAAAGGCTTCCTCTGACTTCGCCACCTTCCCGGTGTCATCCTTTGTTAAG GCCAAGGAAGAAAAGCAGGGGAATACGGTGCTTGTGGGTCGTGTTTCCATTCCATGCACCCGCGGGCACGAACAAGTCCACCGCCTCGtcctctcacagcagcagctgcagcaagTGCACAGCCTCCTCATGGTGTAA
- the LOC117751751 gene encoding dynactin subunit 1-like isoform X2, whose translation MSSAGTVESGKPPKIGSTVEVTGKGQRGTVAYIGATLFASGKWVGVVLDEAKGKNDGTVQGKRYFTCEENHGIFVRQSQIQVVEDGSSATSPDTPEFVLAKILKQKDIPETPKTSKLSSTRRSAKWSTPRLTPATSLPSLLVRSAGRPNLPLTTSRESLSSSLSGDVSEVGVSSHQGALGAPIVPQPSGSPAPVASPVPATPSKAEPPISKQEEESLRGQVKDLDEKLETLKMKRTEDKAKLKELEKHKIQLEQLQEWKIKMQEQQTDLQKQLKEAKKEARDAQESKDHYMEEMSDTADAIEMATLDKEMAEERAESLQVEVDSLKEKVDELSMDLEILRHEISEKGSDGAASSYHVKQLEEQNSRLKEALVRMRDLSSSEKQEHVKLQKQMEKKSTELDTLRTQKEKLQEEVKHAEATIDELKEQVDAALGSEEMVETLTERNLDLEEKVRELRETVTDLEAINEMNDELQENGRETEMELREQLDMGGAKVREAEKRVEAAQETVADYQQTISKYRDLTTRLQDANRDLINQQNANAEQVQQPPAELFDFKIKFAETKAYAKAIEMELRKMEVAQSNRQVSLLTSFMPDSFLRHGGDHDCILVLLLIPRLICKAELLSKQAQEKFDLNGNLAQGAGLRGPPGEQRSFASGLVYSLSLLQATLHKYEQALNTCNVEVFKRMGTLYSEMNFHERSLDYFIDLLHKDQLDETVQVEPLTKAIKYYQQLYSVHLADHTEDCTVQLADHIKFTQNALDSMGVEVARLRAFLAAGQESSGLAVLLKDLDTSGSDIRQFCKKIRRRMPGTDVVGVPAALNFGPQVAETLTECRRQLTRVVAVLQEVAAAGAQMVAPLAEQEGVNALKLEDIACNAVDQVYGSHGLSGPECLRQSCSSVIATMNKMATAMQEGEYDADKPQGKTPPVEMRAATVRAEMTDAEGLGVKLEDRETVNKEVKKSLKIKGEELSEANVRLSLLEKKLDTSTKDADERVEKIQTKLSDNLALLKKKEKEFEETMDALQADIDQLEAEKAELKQRINNQSKMTIEGLRGPPASGIASIVQGSAGGVALSMAGPVEVVDSPLLRQQVEAQRLGIKHLKNENNRLKAEKMRAQLASLPPLRPPKLPQVSKESSMPPEGLNTGIYRRTDQLLATLLKLSAEFKVVDITGKTTVSASAQLLEQTSRLQNLSDALDKLKGEVAEHVVTHHRGAKASSDFATFPVSSFVKAKEEKQGNTVLVGRVSIPCTRGHEQVHRLVLSQQQLQQVHSLLMV comes from the exons ATGAGCAGTGCAGGAACAGTGGAGAGTGGTAAACCTCCAAAG ATTGGCTCTACAGTAGAGGTGACAGGGAAGGGTCAACGCGGCACTGTCGCCTACATCGGCGCCACCCTCTTTGCCTCCGGGAAATGGGTGGGTGTTGTACTTGATGAGGCTAAAGGCAAGAACGATGGCACCGTGCAGGGGAAACGCTACTTCACCTGTGAGGAAAATCATGGGATATTTGTCAGACAGTCGCAG aTTCAGGTGGTGGAAGATGGCTCCAGTGCCACCTCACCAGATACTCCTGAGTTTGTTCTTGCCAAGATTCTCAAACAAAAAG ACATTCCAGAGACTCCAAAAACATCCAAACTG tcttcTACCCGCCGCTCTGCCAAG TGGAGCACGCCACGTCTCACACCTgccacctccctcccctccctcttgGTACGCTCCGCCGGCCGCCCCAACCTGCCACTGACG ACGTCTCGTGAGAGTCTGTCGTCCTCGTTGTCTGGCGATGTCAGTGAGGTTGGAGTGTCCTCCCACCAGGGTGCACTGGGAGCTCCCATCGTGCCTCAGCCCAGCGGGTCACCTGCGCCAGTCGCATCCCCAGTCCCAGCTACTCCGAGCAAG GCGGAACCTCCCATTTCCAAACAG GAGGAGGAATCACTGCGAGGTCAGGTCAAAGACCTGGACGAGAAGCTGGAGAcactgaagatgaagaggacagaggacaagGCCAAACTGAAGGAGCTAGAAAAACACAAGATCCagctggagcagcttcaggaatGGAAGATAAAAATGCAGGAGCAGCAGACCGACCTCCAGAAACAGCTTAAAGAAGCCAAGAAG GAAGCCCGTGATGCACAGGAATCCAAGGACCACTACATGGAGGAGATGTCAGACACGGCCGACGCCATTGAGATGGCAACACTGGACAAAGAGATGGCGGAGGAGCGAGCGGAGTCAttgcaggtggaggtggacaGTCTGAAAGAGAAAGTGGATGAGCTCTCCATGGACCTGGAGATTCTTAGACATGAGATTTCAGAGAAAG GCTCAGACGGAGCTGCCTCAAGTTACCATGTCaaacagctggaggagcagaacaGCAGACTGAAGGAGGCTCTAGTCAG GATGCGTGACCTGTCTTCCTCAgagaaacaggaacatgtgaagctgcagaagcagatggagaagaagagcaCTGAGCTGGACACTCTGAGGACTCAGAAGGAAAAACTGCAGGAAGAAGTCAAGCACGCAGAGGCCACTATTGATGAACTGAAGGAGCAG GTGGATGCTGCTCTGGGCTCAGAGGAGATGGTTGAGACGCTTACAGAGAGGAACCTTGACTTGGAGGAGAAAGTCAGAGAGCTGAGAGAAACAGTCACCGATCTG GAGGCGATCAACGAGATGAATGATGAGCTCCAGGAGAATGGAAGGGAGACTGAAATGGAGCTGAGAGAGCAGCTCGACATGGGTGGTGCAAAGGTCAGAGAAGCTGAAAAACGAGTGGAGGCTGCTCAGGAGACTGTGGCTGATTACCAGCAGACCATCAGCAAATACAGAGATCTCACTACCAGGCTGCAG GATGCCAATAGGGACCTGATCAACCAGCAGAATGCCAACGCTGAACAAGTTCAGCAGCCGCCCGCAGAACTGTTTGACTTCAAGATCAAGTTTGCAGAGACCAAGGCCTATGCCAAG GCCATTGAGATGGAGCTGAGGAAAATGGAAGTGGCTCAGTCCAACAGACAGGtgtccctcctcacctccttcaTGCCAGACTCCTTTCTCCGTCATGGTGGAGATCATGACTGTATTCTGGTCCTTCTTCTCATCCCCAGGCTCATCTGCAAG GCTGAGCTCCTCAGTAAACAAGCCCAGGAGAAGTTTGACTTGAATGGGAACCTGGCGCAGGGGGCAGGGCTCAGAGGGCCTCCAGGAGAACAGCGCAGCTTTGCCTCAGGGCTGGTGTACTCCCTCAGCTTGCTGCAGGCCACTCTGCACAAATATGAACA GGCTCTGAACACCTGCAACGTAGAGGTTTTCAAGCGCATGGGTACACTTTACTCTGAAATGAATTTCCATGAGCGCTCCCTGGATTATTTCATCGACCTGCTGCATAAAGACCAATTAGATGAGACTGTTCAGGTGGAGCCCCTGACCAAGGCCATCAAGTACTACcag caaCTGTACAGCGTCCATCTGGCAGATCACACTGAGGACTGCACAGTGCAGCTGGCTGACCACATCAAG TTTACCCAGAATGCATTGGACTCCATGGGAGTGGAGGTGGCTCGTCTGCGGGCGTTCCTGGCTGCAGGTCAGGAGAGCTCTGGCCTTGCTGTGCTTCTGAAGGACCTGGACACTTCGGGCTCGGATATCAGACAGTTCTGTAAGAAGATCCGTCGTCGCATGCCTGGAACAGATGTGGTTGGAGTACCTGCTGCTCTCAATTTTGGGCCACAG GTGGCAGAGACGCTGACAGAGTGTAGGCGCCAGCTGACCCGTGTGGTGGCCGTGCTGCAGGAGGTGGCTGCGGCTGGGGCTCAGATGGTTGCTCCGCTGGCAGAACAGGAGGGTGTCAACGCTCTCAAGCTGGAGGATATTGCCTGCAACGCTGTGGATCAG GTGTATGGCTCCCATGGCCTGAGTGGCCCAGAGTGTCTGCGTCagtcctgcagctctgtcattGCTACCATGAACAAGATGGCTACGGCCATGCAGGAGGGAGAGTATGATGCTGACAAACCTCAGGGCAAG ACTCCTCCTGTGGAAATGAGAGCTGCCACCGTCAGGGCTGAGATGACTGACGCTGAGGGTCTAGGTGTTAAACTAGAAGACAGAGAGACGGTCAACAAGGAGGTCAAGAAGTCTCTTAAGATCAAG GGTGAGGAGCTGAGTGAAGCCAATGTCCGCCTCAGTCTGCTGGAGAAAAAGCTGGACACCTCCACCAAAGACGCAGATGAGCGGGTGGAGAAGATCCAGACCAAACTCAGCGATAATCTCGCCCTgctgaagaagaaagagaa GGAGTTTGAGGAGACGATGGATGCTCTGCAGGCTGATATCGACCAGCTGGAGGCAGAGAAGGCAGAGCTGAAGCAACGCATCAATAACCAATCGAAGATGACCATTGAAGGCCTTAGAGGCCCGCCTGCCTCTGGAATCGCCTCTATTGTTCAGGGATCTGCAGGAG GTGTGGCTCTATCCATGGCGGGGCCAGTAGAGGTGGTTGACTCTCCCCTCCTCCGGCAGCAGGTCGAGGCTCAGAGACTGGGCATTAAACACCtcaagaatgaaaacaacagactCAAG GCCGAGAAGATGAGAGCCCAGCTGGCCTCCCTGCCTCCACTCCGCCCCCCCAAACTGCCACAAGTGTCCAAAGAAAGCTCCATGCCTCCAGAGGGACTGAACACAGGCATCTATCGCAGGACTGACCAACTGCTGGCGACGCTGCTCAAGCTGAGTGCAGAGTTTAAAGTGGTGGACATCACTGGGAAGACAACAG TTAGTGCCAGTGCCCAGCTGCTGGAGCAGACGTCTCGACTGCAGAACCTCAGTGATGCTCTGGACAAACTCAAG GGAGAAGTAGCTGAACACGTGGTCACGCATCACCGTGGAGCAAAGGCTTCCTCTGACTTCGCCACCTTCCCGGTGTCATCCTTTGTTAAG GCCAAGGAAGAAAAGCAGGGGAATACGGTGCTTGTGGGTCGTGTTTCCATTCCATGCACCCGCGGGCACGAACAAGTCCACCGCCTCGtcctctcacagcagcagctgcagcaagTGCACAGCCTCCTCATGGTGTAA